From one Phycodurus eques isolate BA_2022a chromosome 19, UOR_Pequ_1.1, whole genome shotgun sequence genomic stretch:
- the LOC133418282 gene encoding LOW QUALITY PROTEIN: NADPH oxidase organizer 1-like (The sequence of the model RefSeq protein was modified relative to this genomic sequence to represent the inferred CDS: deleted 1 base in 1 codon) has translation MPAEKPFVFSARIIAAVHRETPKLKTFMMSVLWSDENEVIVYRSYDDFKNFHRQLKKKFPLFNPSQNNCRMIPKFRGEAQTNGLQQRGSTRSIQRMKALASYCNKLLMCDQMVTCSSEVTQFFTPLDRDMDQDFTKNSVMILLSDVSLGGGGGLGGGGGGGGGGVGGGGGFSVTRPFVTETYRCVAAYETKDTKNRPFKVALDETLEVLIKDPAGWWLVENEDKCIAWFPAPYLEKEKDDERVFQQEGALYCAVRNYFTKKADEVSVPIGSVVEVLKMSDDGWWLTRYNGKVGYVPSMYLQPYNNPQYGLFNLQSKLNRSTHNQTISGLPLDASPSSSAQLVRETHAGRPSAVQPRAQSSGRGYLAKARSMELLSETRTQTGIPARVEVNDTRLNSRLHSISTSSSTESTFSSVSNSPSRSRADVLGPSPRQSVNPSERRNQERRNSSSSFLSYASSGSSGSFSSRGSDTGPVVPLVPPRPKKEEILNRCSTMTRKAAVETKTRLQITPDLTIHTRL, from the exons ATGCCTGCAGAAAAGCCTTTTGTGTTCTCAGCTCGCATTATTGCAGCCGTGCACAGGGAGACACCAAAACTCAAG ACGTTCATGATGTCAGTGCTGTGGTCAGATGAGAATGAAGTGATTGTCTACAGGTCTTATGATGATTTCAAGAACTTTCAT AGGCAGCTGAAGAAGAAGTTTCCCCTCTTCAACCCTTCACAGAATAACTGCAGAATGATCCCAAAATTTAGAG GGGAGGCTCAGACGAACGGCCTCCAGCAGAGAGGATCGACGCGATCTATCCAGCGGATGAAGGCCTTGGCGAGCTACTGCAACAAGCTGCTCATGTGTGACCAAATGGTCACTTGTAGTTCAGAGGTCACCCAGTTTTTCACGCCACTCGACCGCGACATGGACCAAGACTTCACCAAGAACAG CGTCATGATCCTGCTGTCAGATGTCAGcttggggggaggaggaggattaggaggaggaggaggaggaggaggaggaggagttggGGGCGGAGGAGGTTTCTCCGTCACTCGGCCGTTTGTCACTGAGACGTACCGCTGTGTGGCTGCCTACGAGACCAAAGACACCAAGAACCGCCCCTTTAAAGTGGCCCTGGATGAAACATTGGAAGTCCTAATTAAGGACCCTGCTG GTTGGTGGTTGGTGGAAAATGAAGACAAGTGTATTGCCTGGTTTCCTGCTCCCTAtctggaaaaagaaaaggatGATGAAAGAGTATTTCAGCAGGAAG GTGCTCTCTACTGTGCTGTGAGGAATTACTTTACCAAGAAGGCTGATGAGGTGTCAGTGCCCATTGGTTCTGTGGTGGAGGTGCTTAAAATGTCTGACGATGGCTGGTGGCTCACCAG ATACAATGGCAAGGTGGGCTACGTCCCCTCCATGTACCTCCAACCCTACAACAACCCTCAGTAC GGACTTTTCAACTTACAGAGTAAGCTGAATAGATCCACCCACAACCAGACCATCAGCGGGTTACCTCTAGAtgcttctccttcttcttcagcCCAGCTCGTCAGGGAAACCCATGCAGGGCGACCTTCTGCAGTCCAGCCCAGAGCTCAATCTAGTGGGCGTGGTTATCTGGCCAAAGCCAGATCTATGGAACTTCTGTCAGAGACCAGAACGCAGACTGGTATACCCGCCCGGGTTGAGGTGAATGATACCCGCTTAAACAGCCGCCTTCATAGCATCAGCACGAGTTCAAGCACAGAGTCGACCTTCTCCTCGGTCAGCAACTCGCCTTCACGTTCGAGAGCAGACGTGTTGGGACCCTCCCCTCGACAGAGTGTCAACCCGAGCGAGCGCAGAAACCAGGAGCGTCGCAACTCCAGCTCCAGTTTTTTGAGTTATGCAAGTTCTGGGAGTTCTGGGAGTTTCAGTTCCAGAGGCAGCGACACGGGCCCGGTTGTTCCTTTGGTGCCACCCAGACCCAAGAAGGAGGAGATCCTGAACCGGTGCTCCACCATGACCCGTAAAGCAGCTGTCGAGACCAAAACCCGGCTCCAGATAACGCCTGATTTGACCATCCACACTCGCTTGTAG